One part of the Microbacterium aurugineum genome encodes these proteins:
- a CDS encoding tripartite tricarboxylate transporter permease, which produces MDSWMLLLEGFATALQPEYLAFAFLGVFVGTAVGVLPGIGPAMTVALLLPLTYTLDPAAALITFAGIYYGGMYGGSTTSILLNTPGESASIVTAIEGNRMARMGRGAAALATAAIGSFIAGTLATLGLTLLAPLLAQFAVNLGPADYVALIVIAFVTVGALIGSSISRGMLSLGVGLFLGLVGTDWLSGQQRYTLGIPALSDGVDIVLVAVGLFAVGETFYIAARLRHGGVDVIPVTRGWRSWMTKADWRRSWKPWLRGTAIGFPIGTIPAGGADVATFLSYATERKLSKHREEFGRGAIEGVAGPESANNAAAAGVLVPLLTLGLPTTATAAIILTAFQSYGIQPGPLLFENQSNLVWALIASLYIGNVILIVLNLPLVGMWVKLLQIPRPYLYAGILLFAVFGAYALHSSPIDILILLIVGILGYFMRRYGYPVAPLVVGMILGPMAEEQLRKALQLSQGDLSTLVMQPFAAIAYGVLALLIIGGLWLRRRQRRYEQALTESIAVPIKADSEV; this is translated from the coding sequence ATGGACAGCTGGATGCTGCTCCTCGAAGGCTTCGCGACGGCGCTGCAACCCGAATACCTCGCCTTCGCTTTCCTCGGCGTCTTCGTCGGTACCGCGGTCGGCGTGCTGCCGGGGATCGGCCCCGCCATGACGGTCGCCCTGCTGCTTCCCCTGACGTACACGCTGGACCCCGCGGCGGCGCTGATCACCTTCGCGGGCATCTACTACGGCGGCATGTACGGCGGCTCGACGACGAGCATCCTGCTCAACACCCCGGGGGAGTCGGCGTCGATCGTCACCGCGATCGAAGGCAACAGGATGGCCAGAATGGGGCGGGGCGCAGCCGCACTCGCCACGGCGGCCATCGGCTCGTTCATCGCCGGCACGCTCGCCACGTTGGGGTTGACCCTGCTGGCGCCGCTGCTCGCACAGTTCGCGGTGAACCTCGGACCGGCCGACTACGTCGCCCTCATCGTCATCGCGTTCGTCACGGTGGGTGCGCTGATCGGCAGCTCGATCTCCCGGGGGATGCTCTCGCTCGGCGTCGGGCTGTTCCTCGGACTCGTCGGCACCGACTGGCTCTCGGGGCAGCAGCGCTACACGCTGGGGATCCCGGCGCTGTCCGACGGCGTCGACATCGTGCTGGTCGCGGTCGGACTGTTCGCCGTGGGGGAGACGTTCTACATCGCCGCGCGGCTGCGTCACGGCGGCGTCGACGTCATCCCCGTCACCCGGGGCTGGCGTTCATGGATGACGAAGGCGGACTGGCGCCGGTCGTGGAAGCCGTGGCTGCGAGGAACGGCGATCGGCTTCCCGATCGGCACGATCCCCGCCGGCGGTGCGGACGTCGCGACGTTCCTCTCGTACGCGACCGAACGCAAGCTGTCGAAGCACCGCGAGGAGTTCGGACGAGGTGCCATCGAGGGCGTCGCCGGTCCGGAGTCCGCGAACAACGCGGCTGCCGCCGGTGTGCTCGTGCCTCTGCTCACACTCGGGCTGCCGACGACCGCGACCGCGGCGATCATCCTCACGGCGTTCCAGTCGTACGGCATCCAACCGGGACCCCTGCTGTTCGAGAACCAGTCGAACCTGGTGTGGGCGCTGATCGCGAGCCTGTACATCGGCAACGTCATCCTGATCGTGCTCAACCTGCCGCTCGTGGGCATGTGGGTGAAGCTGCTGCAGATCCCGCGGCCGTACCTGTACGCGGGGATCCTGCTGTTCGCCGTCTTCGGGGCGTACGCCCTGCACAGCTCCCCGATCGACATCCTGATCCTGCTCATCGTCGGCATCCTCGGATACTTCATGCGCAGGTACGGATACCCGGTGGCGCCGCTGGTGGTCGGGATGATCCTGGGGCCGATGGCCGAGGAGCAGCTGCGCAAGGCGTTGCAGCTGAGCCAGGGAGACCTGAGCACGTTGGTGATGCAGCCGTTCGCAGCCATCGCCTACGGGGTGCTCGCTCTGCTGATCATCGGTGGGCTGTGGTTGCGTCGGCGGCAGCGTCGCTACGAGCAGGCGCTCACCGAGTCGATCGCCGTGCCGATCAAGGCGGACTCGGAGGTCTGA
- a CDS encoding sulfite exporter TauE/SafE family protein encodes MSDVQARARGPRAYITFIGIGLLAGLLSGLFGVGGGTVIVPLLVLLLQFDQRLAAGTSLAAIVPTASVGVISYATTGSVAWIPAIILAAGAVLGAQIGTRLLPRISQTALRWGFVGFLLVVIVSLFLVIPSRDAAFELTWLTGIALVGVGIGTGILAGLIGVGGGVIVVPVLMLAFGTSDLVAKGTSLLMMIPTAISGTVGNLRNRNVDLLAALLIGVSACTTTALGAWLATIVDPTLGNMLFAAYLVVIAVQMAIKAVRGRKRA; translated from the coding sequence GTGAGTGACGTACAGGCCAGGGCACGAGGGCCTCGCGCCTACATCACGTTCATCGGGATCGGCCTTCTCGCCGGTCTCCTCTCCGGCCTCTTCGGCGTCGGCGGCGGCACGGTCATCGTCCCGCTGCTGGTTCTCCTGCTCCAGTTCGACCAGCGCCTCGCGGCCGGAACCTCGCTCGCGGCGATCGTCCCGACGGCCAGCGTCGGCGTCATCTCGTACGCCACGACCGGATCCGTCGCCTGGATCCCCGCCATCATCCTGGCGGCCGGGGCCGTGCTCGGCGCGCAGATCGGTACGCGCCTGCTGCCGCGCATCTCGCAGACAGCCCTGCGCTGGGGCTTCGTCGGCTTCCTCCTCGTCGTGATCGTCAGTCTCTTCCTCGTCATCCCCTCGCGCGACGCCGCGTTCGAGCTCACCTGGCTGACCGGAATCGCCCTGGTCGGCGTCGGCATCGGCACCGGCATCCTCGCCGGTCTGATCGGGGTGGGTGGCGGCGTCATCGTCGTCCCCGTGCTGATGCTGGCCTTCGGCACCAGCGACCTCGTCGCGAAGGGCACCTCGCTGCTCATGATGATCCCGACGGCGATCTCGGGCACGGTGGGGAATCTGCGCAACCGCAATGTCGACCTGCTCGCCGCGCTGCTCATCGGCGTCTCCGCGTGCACCACGACCGCGCTCGGGGCGTGGCTGGCGACGATCGTCGATCCGACCCTCGGCAACATGCTGTTCGCGGCATATCTCGTGGTGATCGCCGTGCAGATGGCGATCAAGGCGGTCAGAGGGCGTAAGCGCGCCTGA
- a CDS encoding sensor histidine kinase, translated as MTDAPTLPLELDAKDTPRPDPRAVAHGPTATGVPLRTLRRRTLPARWRITLWIILSTAVTLFAVGMIGRSIFIAGVEQSANAEIEQEAAEFARFAEDAAASGHTTAEELVTEYVARQSAHENEVVVATVGGTVIAVANGSATTTDPSAVSDVPGGEALVAELLGATETSGAQEEREAGPLRWGRLDFTTGDGDGSVLIMQYTQDARAQVDAGFATIAWVALVGIVLSSGVAWLVAGQILAPVREVYRVARDIGEHDLSARVPVEGTDDIAAVATTFNQMLDRLEAVHATQQRFVDDAGHELRTPITIVRGQLELLSEDPEERAATLRLVSDELDRMSRIVTDLLVLARAEQPDFVRVADCDIAALTLDIEAKAQNLGDRRWQLMEVAEGAVPLDPQRVTQAVLQLAANAVQVTEPGDRILIGSRFDGEGSERRLRLWVRDSGPGVAVTDAERIFERFARGDSSGARRGSGLGLAIVRAITDGHGGSAWVDSVLGEGATFGIDLPAPTPTRFDAATERSE; from the coding sequence ATGACTGACGCGCCCACGCTCCCGCTGGAGCTCGACGCGAAGGACACGCCTCGTCCCGACCCGCGCGCGGTGGCGCACGGGCCGACGGCCACCGGTGTCCCGTTGCGCACCCTGCGTCGCCGCACGCTGCCTGCGCGCTGGCGGATCACCCTGTGGATCATCCTCAGCACCGCCGTGACCCTCTTCGCCGTCGGGATGATCGGCCGCAGCATCTTCATCGCGGGCGTCGAGCAGTCCGCCAACGCCGAGATCGAGCAGGAAGCCGCCGAGTTCGCCCGCTTCGCGGAGGATGCGGCGGCGAGCGGCCACACCACGGCAGAGGAGCTCGTCACCGAGTACGTCGCCCGGCAATCCGCGCACGAGAACGAGGTCGTCGTCGCCACCGTCGGCGGCACGGTGATCGCGGTCGCGAACGGCTCGGCGACAACGACGGATCCCTCCGCCGTCTCGGACGTGCCCGGCGGGGAGGCGCTCGTGGCCGAGCTCCTCGGCGCCACGGAGACCTCCGGCGCTCAGGAGGAGCGCGAAGCCGGACCCCTGCGCTGGGGCCGGCTGGACTTCACGACCGGTGACGGCGACGGCTCGGTCCTGATCATGCAGTACACGCAGGACGCGCGGGCGCAGGTCGATGCCGGCTTCGCGACGATCGCGTGGGTGGCGCTGGTCGGCATCGTGCTCAGCTCCGGTGTCGCCTGGCTCGTGGCGGGCCAGATCCTGGCACCCGTGCGAGAGGTGTACCGGGTCGCGCGCGACATCGGGGAGCACGACCTCTCGGCCAGGGTGCCGGTGGAGGGGACGGATGACATCGCCGCCGTGGCCACGACCTTCAACCAGATGCTCGACCGCCTCGAAGCCGTGCACGCCACGCAGCAACGGTTCGTGGACGACGCAGGGCACGAACTGCGCACCCCGATCACGATCGTGCGGGGACAGCTCGAGCTGCTCAGTGAAGACCCCGAGGAGCGCGCCGCGACCCTGCGTCTCGTCAGCGACGAGCTCGACCGCATGAGCCGCATCGTCACGGACCTCCTCGTGCTCGCGCGGGCCGAGCAGCCTGACTTCGTGCGCGTCGCGGACTGCGACATCGCCGCCCTCACCCTCGACATCGAGGCCAAAGCGCAGAACCTGGGTGACCGCCGGTGGCAGCTCATGGAGGTGGCGGAGGGAGCGGTTCCGCTCGACCCCCAGCGGGTCACCCAGGCCGTGCTCCAGCTCGCGGCGAACGCGGTGCAGGTCACCGAGCCGGGCGATCGCATCCTCATCGGCTCCCGCTTCGACGGCGAGGGCTCCGAGCGGCGCCTGCGACTCTGGGTGCGAGACTCCGGTCCCGGAGTCGCCGTGACCGATGCCGAGCGCATCTTCGAACGCTTCGCCCGCGGGGACAGCTCCGGTGCACGCCGTGGATCGGGGCTCGGGCTCGCGATCGTGCGGGCGATCACCGATGGACACGGCGGCTCGGCGTGGGTCGACAGCGTGCTCGGCGAAGGCGCCACTTTCGGTATCGACCTCCCCGCGCCCACCCCTACGCGGTTCGACGCCGCGACAGAGAGGAGCGAGTGA
- a CDS encoding response regulator transcription factor translates to MRSILIAEDDPHITSFVRRGLRAAGYETAEAADGHTALLMARSGMFDLVLLDIGLGVMDGFDVLANLRGEGVATPVIILTARDSVIDTVRGLESGANDYVTKPFQFAELIARVRLRIGDGEGRAAGPVLTHGEVRVDVRARTVTVEGDMRELTSREFALLEVFLQNAGQVLSRDQLIGHVWGMDFDPASNVVDVYVRALRGKIGVDRIETVRGAGYRFR, encoded by the coding sequence ATGCGCAGCATCCTCATCGCCGAAGACGACCCGCACATCACCTCGTTCGTCCGCCGCGGGCTGCGCGCGGCCGGGTACGAGACCGCCGAGGCCGCCGACGGGCACACCGCACTGCTGATGGCACGCAGCGGCATGTTCGACCTGGTGCTGCTCGACATCGGGCTCGGAGTCATGGACGGCTTCGACGTGCTCGCCAACCTGCGCGGCGAAGGCGTCGCGACCCCGGTCATCATCCTCACCGCCCGTGACTCGGTCATCGACACCGTGCGGGGTCTGGAGAGCGGCGCCAACGACTACGTCACCAAGCCGTTCCAGTTCGCCGAACTCATCGCCCGGGTGCGGCTGCGCATCGGTGACGGTGAGGGACGCGCGGCCGGTCCGGTGCTCACCCACGGCGAGGTGCGCGTGGACGTGCGCGCACGCACGGTCACCGTCGAGGGGGACATGCGCGAGCTCACCTCGCGGGAGTTCGCCCTGCTCGAGGTGTTCCTGCAGAACGCGGGACAAGTGCTGTCGCGCGATCAACTGATCGGGCACGTCTGGGGGATGGACTTCGATCCGGCTTCCAATGTGGTCGACGTCTATGTGCGGGCGCTGCGCGGCAAGATCGGGGTCGACCGCATCGAGACCGTGCGCGGGGCAGGTTATCGATTCCGATGA
- a CDS encoding SLC13 family permease, with protein sequence MSDRNETTSPSAEATAVERTRFATMPPRHGPVPVGPRSARPRAGRGRSVRLVVLGLVLVAGLGMTLSALTGTTGSGAPTLPIAATLTVFLLAVWAWTSTGLDDTLVAFLAAIALIVTGVLPPSDFFASLGDETIWLLIGAFVIASAVSSSGLALRGASHLLRLARGPRSLFHLTTVALTLTAFAVPATSGRAALAVPVHGAVSAVLPGRERVVRALALLMPTVVLLSAVGSLLGAGAHIVTDQLLRAAGEEGFTFLTWLLLGLPLAVVSSHLACEIILWRFTRREDRREPLRMSAAEIGRAAPTAVTGPLSAAERRAALLLAGVIVLWSTEPLHHLSPALVALLGAVATVTPGIGCVTFPAAITRVPWSLLLFLAATLALASALTTTGTAAWLSSSALAPLRGLGAAGAFAFVLVVIAISTAAHLLIPSRSARSAAIIPVVIALAPALGVSPMAAAFASTAAAGFCHTLPSSAKPVAMFADPEIVRGGFTPHDLRRLSVVLAPAMFVLVAVFALWIWPLMGLPLLL encoded by the coding sequence ATGAGCGATCGTAACGAGACCACGAGCCCGAGCGCGGAGGCGACGGCCGTCGAGCGCACACGCTTCGCCACGATGCCGCCGCGACACGGACCGGTGCCCGTCGGACCCCGGTCCGCGCGGCCCCGAGCCGGGCGCGGGCGGTCCGTCCGCCTGGTCGTGCTCGGACTGGTGCTCGTCGCCGGGCTCGGGATGACCCTGTCCGCGCTGACCGGGACGACCGGCAGCGGCGCGCCGACCCTGCCGATCGCGGCGACGCTCACCGTCTTCCTGCTCGCCGTGTGGGCCTGGACCTCGACCGGCCTCGATGACACGCTCGTCGCCTTCCTCGCGGCGATCGCGCTGATCGTCACCGGGGTGCTGCCGCCGAGCGACTTCTTCGCCTCCCTCGGCGACGAGACGATCTGGCTGCTCATCGGCGCCTTCGTGATCGCCTCGGCGGTGTCTTCCTCCGGTCTCGCCCTGCGTGGTGCCTCGCACCTGCTGCGGCTCGCGCGGGGCCCGCGGAGCCTGTTCCACCTCACCACGGTCGCCCTGACGCTCACTGCATTCGCCGTGCCCGCCACGTCCGGGCGCGCCGCGCTGGCGGTCCCCGTGCACGGTGCGGTCTCGGCCGTCCTTCCCGGACGCGAGCGGGTGGTCCGCGCTCTCGCCCTCCTGATGCCGACCGTGGTCCTGCTCTCCGCCGTCGGGTCCCTGCTCGGCGCAGGGGCGCACATCGTGACCGACCAGTTGCTGCGTGCAGCGGGGGAGGAGGGCTTCACCTTCCTGACCTGGCTGCTCCTCGGGCTTCCGCTGGCCGTGGTCTCGTCGCATCTGGCGTGCGAGATCATCCTCTGGCGTTTCACCCGCAGGGAAGACCGCAGGGAACCACTCCGGATGAGCGCCGCCGAGATCGGTCGCGCCGCACCGACGGCGGTGACCGGGCCGCTCAGCGCCGCGGAGCGTCGGGCCGCGCTGCTTCTCGCCGGGGTGATCGTGCTCTGGAGCACCGAGCCGCTGCACCACCTCTCGCCCGCGTTGGTCGCCCTGCTCGGAGCCGTCGCCACCGTGACGCCGGGCATCGGCTGCGTGACGTTCCCCGCCGCGATCACGCGCGTGCCGTGGTCGCTGCTGCTGTTCCTGGCCGCAACCCTGGCCCTCGCATCCGCGCTCACCACGACGGGAACCGCTGCCTGGTTGAGCTCATCGGCGCTCGCTCCGCTCCGCGGTCTCGGCGCTGCCGGTGCCTTCGCCTTCGTGCTCGTGGTCATCGCGATCTCGACCGCAGCGCACCTGCTGATCCCGTCGCGGTCGGCGCGCTCGGCCGCCATCATCCCGGTCGTGATCGCTCTCGCTCCCGCGCTCGGCGTCTCCCCGATGGCGGCGGCGTTCGCCTCCACCGCCGCGGCCGGCTTCTGCCACACACTTCCCAGCTCCGCGAAGCCGGTCGCGATGTTCGCCGACCCCGAGATCGTGAGAGGGGGCTTCACCCCGCACGACCTGCGTCGGCTCTCGGTGGTGCTGGCGCCCGCGATGTTCGTGCTCGTCGCCGTCTTCGCCCTCTGGATCTGGCCGCTGATGGGCCTGCCGCTGCTGCTCTGA
- a CDS encoding glycerate kinase family protein has protein sequence MSIHTPQRILVAPSGFKESLSAEAVAQAIAAGVRRVIPGVQVDEYPVPDGGEGTAAALAAATGGELIALRVTGPVGDPVEAQWARLGGHASGTAVVEMASAAGLRLVPRDRRDPGATTTRGVGELIAAALDAGVERIVVGCGDSGTSDGGAGALEALGARILDRDGVPLAAGGRHLGEAVHLDLTGLHPRIGEVEIVLACNIHNVLCGPRGVARVFGPQKGATPQQVEQLAEALDVWAALLEEQSPFGAAMDVRTGAGTGASGGLGAGLAAVLGARLAPRFEVLLDSGLLPEPLDELMSGADLVITAEGAIDFQTPRGKVPAEIAMRARVAGVPVLGIAGSLGVGAPAVHDIGIDAIASIITVPMPLEEAVEHGEALLRDAAERSMRMVLLGSAMSARAA, from the coding sequence ATGTCGATCCACACCCCGCAACGCATCCTGGTCGCGCCGAGCGGATTCAAGGAGAGCCTCAGCGCCGAGGCCGTGGCCCAGGCGATCGCCGCCGGTGTGCGACGGGTCATCCCCGGCGTGCAGGTGGACGAATACCCCGTTCCCGATGGCGGGGAGGGCACCGCCGCCGCGCTCGCCGCAGCCACCGGAGGAGAGCTCATCGCGCTCCGGGTCACGGGCCCGGTCGGTGATCCGGTCGAGGCGCAGTGGGCGCGACTGGGCGGACACGCATCGGGTACGGCCGTCGTCGAGATGGCGTCTGCCGCAGGGCTGCGACTCGTGCCGCGCGACCGGCGGGACCCGGGGGCGACCACGACCCGCGGCGTCGGCGAACTGATCGCTGCGGCTCTCGACGCCGGTGTCGAGCGGATCGTGGTCGGCTGCGGCGACTCCGGCACGAGTGACGGCGGCGCCGGTGCGCTCGAAGCGCTGGGCGCACGCATCCTCGATCGCGACGGTGTACCGCTGGCCGCCGGGGGACGCCACCTCGGCGAGGCGGTCCACCTCGACCTCACCGGCCTTCATCCCCGTATCGGTGAGGTGGAGATCGTGCTCGCCTGCAACATCCACAACGTCCTGTGCGGGCCGCGCGGCGTGGCCAGGGTCTTCGGACCGCAGAAGGGCGCGACCCCGCAGCAGGTGGAGCAGCTTGCGGAGGCTCTCGACGTCTGGGCCGCTCTGCTCGAGGAGCAGAGCCCGTTCGGCGCGGCGATGGACGTGCGCACGGGTGCGGGCACAGGGGCATCGGGTGGACTCGGTGCCGGGTTGGCCGCGGTGCTCGGCGCCCGTCTCGCTCCTCGTTTCGAAGTGCTGCTCGACAGCGGGCTGCTGCCCGAACCTCTCGACGAGCTGATGTCGGGCGCGGACCTCGTGATCACGGCCGAGGGCGCCATCGACTTCCAGACTCCCCGCGGCAAGGTGCCCGCCGAGATCGCGATGCGCGCGCGGGTCGCGGGCGTCCCGGTCCTCGGCATCGCCGGATCGCTCGGCGTGGGCGCCCCGGCCGTGCACGACATCGGCATCGACGCGATCGCCTCGATCATCACCGTGCCGATGCCGCTCGAAGAAGCGGTGGAGCACGGCGAGGCGTTGCTGCGCGACGCCGCGGAGCGCAGTATGAGGATGGTTCTGCTCGGGTCGGCGATGTCGGCGCGAGCAGCGTGA
- a CDS encoding FAS1-like dehydratase domain-containing protein, producing the protein MAVNQELVGREFPPTAPYLVGREKVREFARAVFADAPQHTDVKAARAAGFSDVVAPPTFAMVIQDLTLQQLLGQEDSGIVLARTIHAEQRFTYTRPIVAGDELTAQLRVTGIRMMGGNAMITSEAEITDPAGAHVVTATSVLLVGADSTDEGEAV; encoded by the coding sequence GTGGCAGTGAACCAAGAACTGGTCGGCCGGGAGTTCCCGCCGACGGCCCCGTACCTCGTCGGCCGTGAGAAGGTGCGCGAGTTCGCGCGTGCCGTCTTCGCCGACGCTCCGCAGCACACCGACGTCAAGGCGGCCCGCGCGGCGGGCTTCTCCGACGTGGTGGCGCCGCCGACCTTCGCGATGGTCATCCAGGACCTCACGCTCCAGCAGCTGCTGGGGCAGGAGGACTCGGGCATCGTGCTCGCGCGCACCATCCACGCGGAGCAGCGCTTCACGTACACGCGGCCCATCGTCGCGGGCGACGAGCTCACCGCACAGCTGCGCGTGACCGGCATCCGGATGATGGGGGGCAACGCGATGATCACCAGCGAGGCGGAGATCACCGACCCCGCGGGTGCCCACGTCGTGACCGCGACCAGCGTGCTGCTGGTCGGCGCGGACAGCACGGATGAAGGGGAGGCCGTCTGA
- a CDS encoding MaoC/PaaZ C-terminal domain-containing protein — MGYTVGDVIAERTVHLTRESLVRYAGASGDFNPIHYRDDVAASVGLPGVLAHGMLTMGIASSVVVAALDPATRILDYGVRFTKPVVVDPVDGADVKVVATVGAVDEQVARIDLKVTFGETTVLVKAQLRVAV, encoded by the coding sequence ATGGGCTACACCGTCGGAGACGTGATCGCCGAGCGCACCGTGCACCTCACCCGCGAATCGCTCGTGCGCTACGCGGGAGCATCCGGAGACTTCAACCCCATCCACTACCGCGACGACGTGGCGGCGTCCGTCGGGCTCCCGGGCGTCCTCGCCCACGGCATGCTCACGATGGGCATCGCGTCCTCGGTCGTCGTCGCGGCCCTCGACCCCGCGACGCGGATCCTCGACTACGGCGTGCGCTTCACGAAGCCGGTCGTCGTCGACCCGGTCGACGGTGCGGACGTGAAGGTCGTCGCGACCGTCGGTGCGGTCGACGAGCAGGTCGCACGCATCGACCTCAAGGTCACGTTCGGCGAGACCACCGTGCTCGTCAAGGCGCAGCTGCGCGTCGCCGTCTGA
- a CDS encoding UDP-N-acetylmuramate dehydrogenase yields MREIEPVRLAELTTLRTGAAPERMFEATTTEGLVESLRETWVRGDEWFVLGGGSNLFVGDEPFEGTVIRVRTEGIEELPSPHPGRIRLRAQAGHGWDDLVAYAVAHGYAGLEAMSGIPGTVGAAPVQNIGAYGQEIQETLVEVELIDESTGEISTVPAADLGLGFRTSVLKHHHGSVPQRRAVILTVTVDLLIAGERVVRGEQLRRALGLVDETPVPLSWVRERILATRASKGMILDDADPDTHGVGSFFQNAIVTAAVARSLPPECPRWPVAPDLDAVTVIPLAAYDGQVPPSKPATVSDVKVSAAWLIEQAGIRKGFKLPRSRASVSTKHALALTNRGGATAAEVSELARFIQSRVHAEFGLVLQPEPVLVGVDL; encoded by the coding sequence ATGCGGGAGATCGAGCCGGTTCGTCTGGCGGAGCTGACGACGCTCCGCACGGGCGCAGCGCCGGAGCGGATGTTCGAGGCGACGACGACCGAGGGTCTCGTCGAGTCCCTTCGTGAGACGTGGGTGCGCGGCGACGAGTGGTTCGTCCTCGGCGGCGGCTCCAACCTGTTCGTCGGCGACGAGCCCTTCGAAGGTACCGTGATCCGAGTGCGTACGGAGGGCATCGAAGAGCTTCCCTCCCCGCACCCGGGTCGCATCCGTCTGCGCGCGCAGGCCGGACACGGCTGGGACGATCTGGTCGCCTACGCGGTGGCCCACGGCTATGCGGGACTCGAGGCGATGAGTGGAATCCCCGGAACCGTCGGCGCCGCCCCCGTGCAGAACATCGGTGCGTACGGGCAGGAGATCCAGGAGACGCTGGTCGAGGTCGAGCTGATCGACGAGTCGACCGGCGAGATCTCGACCGTTCCGGCGGCCGACCTGGGCCTCGGCTTCCGTACTTCGGTGCTCAAGCACCACCACGGAAGCGTGCCGCAGCGTCGTGCCGTGATCCTCACGGTGACCGTCGACCTGCTGATCGCCGGGGAGCGCGTGGTCCGCGGCGAGCAGTTGCGGCGTGCGCTCGGCCTCGTCGACGAGACGCCGGTCCCGCTCAGCTGGGTCAGGGAGCGGATCCTCGCCACCCGCGCGTCGAAGGGGATGATCCTGGACGATGCGGATCCTGACACGCACGGCGTCGGATCCTTCTTCCAGAACGCCATCGTGACCGCGGCGGTGGCCAGGTCGCTGCCGCCCGAGTGCCCGCGCTGGCCGGTCGCCCCGGACCTCGATGCGGTGACCGTGATCCCTCTCGCCGCCTACGACGGGCAGGTTCCGCCGTCGAAGCCCGCGACCGTCTCCGACGTCAAGGTGAGCGCGGCCTGGCTGATCGAACAGGCCGGCATCCGCAAGGGGTTCAAGCTCCCGCGCTCACGCGCATCGGTGTCGACGAAGCACGCGCTCGCCCTGACCAACCGGGGTGGTGCGACGGCGGCAGAGGTCTCCGAGCTCGCACGGTTCATCCAGAGCAGGGTGCACGCCGAGTTCGGTCTCGTGCTGCAGCCGGAGCCCGTGCTGGTGGGCGTCGACCTGTAG
- a CDS encoding VOC family protein, which translates to MSGLIPYLLFPGNAAEALHHYQGVFGGDLQLFDYAAAGRHDGPGDAVAHGQLSGLVELAGADAGADDDAVQMGGMFLSLLGTADALTLTEWFDKLAADGRVLDALQKRPWGDYDGTLVDRYGIRWLIGFHPED; encoded by the coding sequence ATGAGCGGACTGATCCCGTACCTGCTGTTCCCCGGCAACGCCGCAGAGGCGCTCCATCACTACCAGGGCGTGTTCGGGGGTGACCTGCAGCTGTTCGACTACGCCGCAGCAGGGCGTCATGACGGGCCGGGCGATGCGGTCGCGCACGGGCAGCTGAGCGGGCTCGTCGAGCTCGCCGGCGCGGATGCCGGTGCCGATGACGACGCCGTCCAGATGGGCGGCATGTTCCTGTCCCTCCTCGGCACGGCCGACGCTCTGACCCTGACCGAGTGGTTCGACAAGCTCGCCGCCGACGGGCGAGTGCTCGACGCCTTGCAGAAGCGACCCTGGGGTGACTACGACGGCACGCTCGTCGACCGCTACGGCATCCGCTGGCTGATCGGCTTCCATCCCGAGGACTGA